In the Posidoniimonas corsicana genome, one interval contains:
- a CDS encoding BlaI/MecI/CopY family transcriptional regulator — protein MADSVAISDAEWLVMNVVWDDQPVEAQQVVDRLSAANDWSPATIKTMLHRLVKKQALTFERDGKRYLYRAAARRGDCVRRASRSFLDRVFGGSAAPALMHLVKNSKLTDDEVAELRRLLDKKSAD, from the coding sequence GTGGCAGACAGCGTCGCTATCTCCGATGCGGAGTGGCTGGTGATGAACGTCGTGTGGGACGACCAGCCGGTCGAGGCGCAGCAGGTGGTTGACCGGCTGTCCGCCGCCAACGACTGGTCGCCCGCCACCATCAAGACCATGCTCCACCGGCTGGTGAAGAAGCAGGCGCTCACGTTCGAGCGGGATGGCAAGCGGTACCTGTACCGCGCCGCCGCCCGCCGGGGCGACTGCGTGCGGCGGGCCAGCCGCTCGTTCCTCGACCGCGTGTTCGGCGGCTCGGCCGCGCCGGCCCTGATGCACCTGGTCAAGAACTCCAAGCTAACCGACGACGAGGTGGCCGAGCTCCGCCGCCTGCTCGACAAGAAGTCCGCCGACTAG